In Sulfurisphaera javensis, a single genomic region encodes these proteins:
- a CDS encoding 16S rRNA methyltransferase — protein MKINLILLDSSLELVPKEIISHPAVIRNAKKRNKKAEHTLLDISLHYHAMKDLPNREKRGRPDIVHLAMLMFLTEQAPIKGDFYIHTIDSKLIYVNNEMRPPKNYNRFVGLAEQLLVYGKVPLNSNESLMKVLDIRLKDLKQKYKLGVLSEGGKRVKPEELCNLGEKWLLGIGAFPHGDFSEEVKEVADEYFSISNYKLETHQVICRLISSCLQQLGWP, from the coding sequence GTGAAAATTAACCTTATATTGCTTGACTCCTCCCTAGAGCTTGTACCAAAAGAGATAATATCTCATCCAGCTGTTATCAGAAATGCTAAAAAGAGAAATAAAAAGGCAGAACATACTCTTCTTGATATATCATTACATTACCACGCTATGAAAGATTTACCTAATAGAGAAAAAAGAGGAAGACCAGACATCGTACATTTAGCAATGTTAATGTTTTTAACAGAACAAGCTCCAATAAAAGGAGATTTTTATATTCACACTATAGATAGTAAACTCATATATGTTAACAATGAAATGAGGCCTCCAAAAAACTACAATAGATTTGTTGGTTTAGCAGAACAACTTTTAGTTTATGGTAAAGTCCCTTTGAATAGTAATGAAAGTTTAATGAAAGTATTAGACATTAGATTAAAGGATTTAAAACAAAAATACAAATTAGGAGTACTTAGTGAAGGCGGAAAAAGAGTAAAGCCAGAAGAGCTATGTAATTTAGGTGAAAAATGGTTGCTTGGAATTGGAGCCTTTCCTCATGGTGATTTTTCTGAAGAAGTTAAGGAAGTAGCAGATGAATATTTCTCTATAAGCAATTATAAATTAGAGACTCATCAAGTCATTTGTAGACTTATTTCCTCCTGTCTTCAACAGCTAGGTTGGCCTTAG
- the yjjX gene encoding inosine/xanthosine triphosphatase: protein MFVAVGSTNRAKVEAVKEALKIIGIKAEVISVNVDSNVSSQPFCHETFVGAKNRAYNALKLANADIGIGIEGGICIYEQRYMAFAVVYAANKEGKENFSFSMAFSLPSIMVKHILEGKELGEATDLIFSTKGSKQHEGAIGYLTKVITRKDLYVQPVIAALYPFYNKIE from the coding sequence ATGTTTGTTGCAGTAGGGTCAACAAATAGGGCAAAAGTAGAAGCCGTAAAGGAGGCATTGAAAATTATTGGAATAAAGGCCGAGGTGATAAGTGTTAATGTAGACTCTAATGTTTCGTCTCAACCTTTTTGTCACGAGACTTTTGTAGGAGCAAAAAACCGTGCTTATAACGCGTTAAAGCTTGCTAATGCTGATATAGGTATAGGTATTGAAGGAGGAATTTGTATTTATGAACAACGATATATGGCTTTTGCTGTAGTCTATGCTGCAAATAAGGAAGGGAAAGAAAACTTTTCCTTTTCTATGGCTTTTTCCTTACCTTCTATCATGGTAAAACATATTCTTGAAGGAAAAGAATTAGGAGAAGCTACTGATTTAATTTTTTCCACAAAAGGAAGCAAACAACATGAGGGTGCTATTGGCTACTTAACAAAAGTTATTACAAGGAAAGATCTTTATGTTCAACCAGTTATTGCAGCACTTTATCCATTTTATAACAAGATAGAGTAA
- a CDS encoding menaquinone biosynthesis family protein, translated as MVTIKVGPLADSGDLYPFIPLIEGIIKPEGINLEFEVISTVQDTNEKVLKKEVDVAVPSAAMYPYIQDDYYILGNAIASAIDGITGMPIISISPLSIEDLKNSRIIVHGHNTTAFTLYKLLIGKYNKLVIVKKVLDEIKALGKEGDALVAVHELKMMYALEKLGVKVHKITSMWEMWKNLAGNVPMPMGTVVINKDLGKDVALKFKEAYEKSKRYAEKHIDEIIKKDAEIMREAHKENIDEEIIRKTIWADIQEYNVPLEDVKRGMEIFYNLTAERGILPKVKNIDII; from the coding sequence ATGGTAACAATAAAAGTTGGCCCATTAGCAGATTCTGGTGATTTGTACCCTTTTATTCCATTAATTGAAGGTATAATAAAACCGGAAGGTATTAATCTAGAATTTGAAGTGATTTCTACAGTCCAAGATACTAATGAAAAAGTGTTAAAGAAAGAGGTTGATGTCGCAGTTCCATCTGCTGCTATGTACCCTTATATTCAAGATGATTACTACATACTAGGAAATGCAATAGCATCAGCAATAGATGGAATAACAGGGATGCCAATAATTTCTATATCTCCCCTTTCTATAGAAGACTTAAAGAATTCAAGGATAATAGTACATGGTCATAATACCACTGCATTTACTTTATATAAACTCCTAATAGGTAAGTACAATAAACTAGTTATCGTAAAGAAAGTATTAGATGAAATAAAAGCTTTAGGAAAAGAAGGTGATGCATTAGTAGCTGTTCATGAACTAAAGATGATGTATGCACTAGAGAAATTAGGAGTTAAAGTTCATAAGATAACTAGCATGTGGGAGATGTGGAAAAACTTGGCTGGAAATGTACCTATGCCTATGGGAACAGTGGTAATTAATAAAGATTTAGGAAAAGACGTGGCCTTAAAGTTTAAGGAAGCATATGAGAAAAGTAAAAGATATGCAGAAAAGCACATAGATGAGATAATAAAGAAGGATGCTGAAATAATGAGAGAAGCACATAAAGAAAATATAGACGAAGAAATAATAAGGAAAACAATATGGGCTGATATACAAGAATATAATGTGCCTTTAGAAGATGTTAAAAGAGGTATGGAAATATTTTATAATTTAACAGCAGAAAGAGGAATTTTACCTAAAGTGAAGAATATAGATATCATATAA
- a CDS encoding class I SAM-dependent methyltransferase has product MEIFTDPIGYKKWYELHEKIYESERNLVSQFKPTNCLDIGSGPGIFHEVFSGRIISLDISIFMLKQLGENEDKILADAHYLPIRDKSLECAFISVTICFLSNIEDFYKEISRVLKGRVITCFVPRDSPWGEHYYELGLKGHKYYSYANFIKKKELYDILKKYFEIVKVKSTLFITPSEGEKVDKIEDNDNGSFVCIEAKAK; this is encoded by the coding sequence ATGGAGATTTTTACTGATCCAATTGGTTATAAAAAATGGTATGAACTTCATGAAAAGATTTACGAGTCAGAAAGGAATTTAGTTTCTCAATTTAAACCCACTAATTGCTTAGATATTGGTTCTGGTCCAGGAATATTTCATGAAGTGTTTTCTGGTAGAATAATTTCTCTTGATATATCGATTTTTATGCTTAAGCAATTAGGTGAAAATGAAGATAAGATATTAGCTGACGCTCATTATCTTCCCATTAGAGACAAATCACTTGAATGTGCTTTTATCTCAGTTACTATATGTTTTCTCAGTAATATAGAAGATTTTTATAAGGAGATAAGTAGAGTTTTGAAGGGTAGAGTCATAACTTGTTTTGTACCTCGTGATTCACCATGGGGAGAGCATTATTATGAATTAGGATTAAAAGGTCATAAGTATTATTCTTATGCTAATTTTATAAAGAAAAAAGAACTATATGATATATTAAAGAAATATTTTGAAATAGTTAAGGTAAAATCTACATTGTTTATAACACCATCTGAGGGTGAAAAAGTAGATAAAATAGAGGACAATGATAATGGTTCTTTTGTGTGTATCGAAGCTAAAGCAAAATAG
- a CDS encoding CBS domain-containing protein: MDLTVGIIGNKVVHVIKENDSIKDAAEEMKKHNLGALVVIDETGKVTGIITERDLVKVVADGKIDAKVKDYMTKNVIGVTEETPVTDALDVMLDHGFRHLPIIGKDGKVIGIVSIRDLSKAILDPHFFQFKKGAEEVKGTGYICPVCGMEIDEYGYCGCGAGSG; the protein is encoded by the coding sequence ATGGATCTGACAGTAGGTATTATAGGAAATAAAGTTGTCCATGTAATTAAAGAAAATGACAGTATTAAGGATGCAGCCGAAGAAATGAAAAAGCATAATTTAGGTGCACTTGTAGTTATAGATGAGACTGGAAAAGTCACTGGAATTATAACTGAAAGGGACTTGGTTAAAGTTGTAGCTGATGGAAAAATAGATGCAAAAGTAAAAGATTACATGACAAAAAATGTTATTGGCGTAACAGAAGAAACTCCAGTTACCGATGCTTTAGATGTTATGTTAGATCATGGTTTTAGACATTTACCAATAATTGGTAAAGATGGAAAGGTTATAGGAATAGTTTCAATTAGAGATTTATCGAAAGCTATTTTAGATCCTCACTTCTTTCAATTTAAAAAAGGGGCTGAAGAAGTAAAGGGCACTGGATATATTTGTCCAGTATGTGGTATGGAAATAGATGAATATGGATACTGCGGTTGCGGAGCTGGTTCTGGTTAA
- a CDS encoding archaea-specific SMC-related protein, giving the protein MKIRVSNIGGITRELTLYMEKGLTLYKAPNAYGKTSLTKALISLLTSSITPADLLNVFSDEGYVEVELDGKLYYRRFHRVKNRIEEEKNLIMDDDRALLLSYFSPENQLLARIITGDENVEWFISKTSKVQELKTKKEDLEKKLNELKARHEDLNKKYQEIKEITRELERVDEEIKKLEREKKTAEINTTQTIILTRQNRLAELKARVDARQKDLKNYKARLEKIEKEIEDLKQRANPELKEKIKNELSEINKKLQDLTSKRNNIEIELGVLNRVLDEVKEAEKAHASTCHVCGSKVDPSIWKTRIDIILKEIEETSRAKNEIVSELNTYLSKKNELEAKLNEIDKAEKLLTEKMTQKENLEANIETLQHQVAELEKQIKELEEKINEITTSYSMETTESEIDKKLNELRKKRGDLEYQLQTLGVSSKILEEITSIQNQIEDLSKQIDELQREYIRRLTVIRERFTEMATSLLRELEFDFTAEIDNNYRLIIKRKGAQLEIRKLSSSERTTVALILVLVALKEYFKTPYFIVDESFMTFDQRRFEKLLKYLNGVVDYIIITKSDEMVQLTNETVPVTMAHQVVS; this is encoded by the coding sequence ATGAAGATAAGAGTATCAAATATAGGAGGAATAACTAGAGAACTAACTTTGTATATGGAAAAAGGACTAACGTTATATAAAGCACCTAACGCCTATGGAAAAACTTCTCTTACAAAGGCATTAATTTCATTGCTAACCTCATCAATAACCCCTGCAGATCTCTTAAACGTATTTAGTGATGAAGGCTATGTGGAAGTAGAATTGGATGGAAAACTTTATTATAGAAGATTTCACAGAGTTAAGAATAGAATAGAAGAAGAAAAGAACTTAATAATGGACGATGATAGAGCACTATTACTTTCTTATTTCTCCCCAGAGAATCAACTATTAGCTAGAATTATAACAGGAGATGAAAACGTAGAATGGTTCATATCTAAAACATCAAAAGTACAAGAATTAAAAACTAAAAAAGAGGATTTAGAGAAAAAATTAAATGAATTAAAAGCTCGACATGAAGATCTAAATAAAAAGTATCAAGAGATAAAGGAAATAACTAGGGAACTTGAAAGAGTAGACGAGGAAATTAAAAAACTGGAAAGAGAGAAGAAAACCGCTGAAATAAATACAACGCAGACTATAATACTGACTAGACAAAATAGATTAGCTGAACTTAAAGCCAGAGTAGATGCTAGGCAAAAAGATCTTAAAAATTATAAAGCTAGATTAGAAAAAATAGAAAAAGAAATAGAAGATTTAAAGCAAAGAGCTAATCCTGAGCTCAAAGAGAAAATTAAAAATGAATTAAGCGAAATTAATAAGAAACTTCAAGATTTAACTTCTAAGCGTAATAATATTGAAATAGAATTAGGTGTGTTAAACCGAGTATTAGATGAAGTTAAAGAAGCAGAGAAAGCGCATGCATCCACATGCCATGTTTGTGGAAGCAAAGTAGATCCTTCAATCTGGAAAACTAGAATTGATATTATATTAAAAGAAATAGAGGAAACAAGTAGAGCTAAAAATGAAATAGTGAGTGAACTAAATACATATCTATCAAAGAAAAATGAGTTAGAAGCTAAACTTAATGAAATAGATAAAGCTGAAAAGTTACTAACTGAAAAGATGACACAAAAAGAAAACTTAGAAGCAAATATAGAAACCCTTCAACACCAAGTAGCTGAGCTAGAAAAACAAATTAAAGAATTAGAAGAAAAGATAAATGAAATAACTACTTCTTACTCTATGGAGACAACTGAGAGCGAAATAGATAAGAAGTTAAATGAACTAAGGAAGAAAAGAGGAGATTTAGAATATCAGTTACAAACCTTAGGTGTATCTAGTAAGATTCTTGAAGAAATTACTTCAATACAAAATCAAATAGAAGATTTATCTAAGCAAATAGATGAGTTACAAAGAGAGTATATTAGAAGACTTACTGTAATAAGAGAAAGATTCACAGAAATGGCCACCTCATTACTTAGAGAACTAGAATTTGATTTTACCGCTGAGATAGATAATAATTATAGGCTTATTATCAAGAGAAAAGGAGCTCAACTAGAAATTAGAAAATTATCTTCTTCAGAAAGGACAACTGTTGCCCTCATATTAGTTCTTGTAGCATTAAAAGAATACTTTAAGACACCATACTTCATCGTTGACGAATCATTTATGACATTTGACCAAAGAAGATTTGAAAAATTACTAAAATATTTAAATGGAGTAGTAGATTACATTATCATAACAAAGAGTGATGAAATGGTGCAACTAACTAATGAGACAGTTCCGGTGACCATGGCACATCAAGTTGTTTCATAA
- a CDS encoding ribonuclease P protein component 4, producing MAKVKNVKIYKKRAIQLIRLAIELAKNNDVELARMYIKLAILYSRKIKFKIPLEYKRLFCRKCFTPLIVGLTERRRIKNKVLVRTCLYCGWTRRYKLQYQTTHKKSKS from the coding sequence ATGGCAAAAGTAAAAAATGTGAAGATTTACAAGAAAAGAGCGATACAGCTCATAAGGCTTGCTATTGAATTAGCAAAAAATAACGATGTTGAACTGGCTAGGATGTATATTAAGCTTGCTATACTTTATTCTAGGAAAATAAAATTTAAAATACCATTGGAATATAAAAGACTGTTCTGTCGGAAGTGTTTTACCCCACTCATTGTAGGATTGACAGAAAGAAGAAGAATAAAAAATAAAGTCTTAGTAAGAACTTGTTTATATTGTGGCTGGACAAGAAGATATAAATTACAATATCAAACAACTCATAAAAAAAGCAAAAGCTAA
- a CDS encoding Fur family transcriptional regulator yields the protein MEVELANLLRSHGLKVTPQRLSILRMLYKGGHFSGEQIYNELKKTEPSISLSTVYNTLNSLAEAGILNSFEINGITWYEIKRDLHVNVYCQDTNEIIDISNVDLKFLYDELEKNGIHVKTLNIVAIAECSKLLKEPQTSTS from the coding sequence ATGGAAGTAGAACTAGCTAATCTATTAAGAAGCCATGGACTAAAAGTAACCCCACAAAGATTGTCAATACTTAGAATGCTTTATAAAGGAGGACACTTTAGCGGTGAGCAAATATATAATGAATTAAAGAAAACAGAACCTAGCATAAGCCTTTCTACAGTTTATAATACTCTTAACTCATTAGCAGAAGCTGGAATACTTAACTCATTTGAAATTAATGGGATTACTTGGTACGAAATAAAGAGAGATTTACATGTAAATGTGTATTGTCAGGACACAAATGAAATAATAGATATTTCGAATGTAGATCTGAAATTCCTATATGACGAACTAGAAAAAAACGGAATTCATGTTAAAACATTAAATATAGTAGCTATTGCTGAATGCTCTAAGCTTTTGAAAGAGCCTCAAACAAGTACTTCTTAA
- a CDS encoding MTH1187 family thiamine-binding protein gives MKVLVDIAIEPLGTSSTSISKYIRKVLEILDKKGIKYYPAPSMTTIELDDLTQLGYLLKEINDELEKMGVKRVVTLLKIDDRRDKENSIDHKLEVIKK, from the coding sequence ATGAAAGTTCTAGTTGATATAGCTATTGAACCTCTGGGAACCTCATCTACAAGTATTTCAAAATATATTAGGAAGGTGTTAGAAATATTAGATAAGAAAGGTATAAAGTATTATCCCGCTCCTTCAATGACAACGATAGAATTAGACGATTTAACACAACTTGGATATTTACTTAAAGAAATTAATGATGAGCTAGAAAAAATGGGAGTAAAAAGAGTGGTAACTTTATTAAAAATAGACGATAGACGAGATAAAGAAAATAGTATAGATCATAAACTAGAAGTAATTAAAAAGTAG
- the trxA gene encoding thioredoxin, with product MTTEKDPELEKLLEEKAKKLITQKPKGEVVHLDSKNFDSFLASHKIAVVDFWAEWCAPCLILAPVIEELAEDYPQVGFGKLNSDENPDIAARYGVMSLPTVIFFKDGEPVDEIIGAVPREEIEIRIKNLLGE from the coding sequence ATGACAACTGAAAAAGACCCCGAATTAGAAAAGCTATTAGAGGAGAAAGCAAAAAAACTAATAACACAAAAACCTAAAGGAGAAGTAGTTCATTTGGATAGCAAGAACTTTGATTCTTTCTTGGCATCCCATAAAATAGCAGTAGTGGATTTTTGGGCGGAATGGTGTGCTCCTTGTCTAATTTTAGCTCCAGTAATTGAAGAACTTGCAGAAGATTATCCACAAGTAGGATTTGGGAAATTAAATAGTGATGAAAATCCAGATATTGCCGCTAGATATGGCGTTATGAGCTTACCTACAGTTATATTCTTTAAAGATGGTGAACCAGTAGATGAAATAATTGGAGCAGTTCCAAGAGAAGAAATAGAGATTAGAATAAAGAACTTATTAGGTGAGTAA
- a CDS encoding D-aminoacyl-tRNA deacylase: MDIRILYSISDAVGRTIKKLGYKFEEINEDVIDFKYEKGDVIVIFSRHESSSKIPSLTVHYPGNPSDKTMGGEPRKLAIAFPSLLTSIFREIKQIDINIEKTIEATHHGPTYQNIPIIFVEVGSSEEYWENENIVNKLVKATLKGIDNLDKIECERRIVGFGGTHYTPYFSKLADKSCIGHIISKYYITDLTENVILQTIEKTAEKIDTVIFDNVNLKIREKIIGVLSRYKLQFQSR, encoded by the coding sequence ATGGACATTAGGATCTTATATTCTATTTCTGATGCTGTAGGAAGGACAATAAAAAAACTTGGATATAAATTTGAAGAAATAAACGAAGATGTAATCGATTTTAAGTATGAAAAAGGAGATGTAATTGTAATTTTTTCTAGGCATGAGAGTTCGTCTAAAATCCCATCATTAACTGTTCATTATCCCGGAAATCCTAGTGACAAAACAATGGGAGGAGAACCAAGAAAACTAGCAATTGCATTTCCTTCTCTTTTAACTTCAATTTTTAGGGAAATAAAACAGATTGATATTAATATAGAAAAAACTATAGAAGCAACACATCATGGTCCTACTTATCAGAATATTCCCATTATTTTTGTAGAAGTAGGGAGTTCAGAAGAATATTGGGAAAACGAAAATATAGTTAATAAGCTTGTTAAAGCTACATTAAAAGGAATAGATAACTTGGATAAGATAGAATGTGAAAGGAGAATAGTAGGTTTCGGTGGAACTCATTATACTCCATATTTTTCTAAACTGGCTGACAAGAGTTGCATAGGTCATATTATCTCTAAATATTACATTACAGATTTAACTGAGAATGTAATTCTGCAGACTATCGAAAAAACAGCAGAGAAAATTGATACAGTAATATTTGATAATGTGAACTTGAAAATAAGAGAGAAGATAATCGGAGTTTTATCTAGGTATAAATTACAGTTTCAATCTCGATAA
- a CDS encoding FAD-dependent oxidoreductase — protein sequence MADLTIIGSGITGLLISSLYKGNSEIYEEVKNIENLNSNASLWTIIPPLCGKYMEECLDSIKFYEDISKRYGVYSKITYTLTDQKLNGTLLSEDELHELEPNIRLNGEIRKIENSFFIEGEELIKKLVSTNNVFLGKKVISLEVENEEVKYIRFSSNERVSVERLIIAGGYWINELYPINLNPFKGHLIVTSTNYSLNGIIHYKGKIIVKGENNLYINGDSNKDASLEINYNIVRDHLNIVSRIIPISKNVKIRVGIRSVSNDGEPIIKKVFKNTIIVSGFRFGFALAPFLAREALKIIEGM from the coding sequence ATGGCTGATTTGACTATTATTGGATCGGGAATAACGGGGTTATTAATTTCAAGTCTTTATAAAGGGAATAGTGAAATATATGAAGAAGTTAAGAATATTGAAAACCTTAATTCTAATGCTAGTCTTTGGACCATTATACCCCCTTTATGTGGCAAGTATATGGAAGAATGTTTAGACTCAATTAAATTTTATGAAGATATTAGTAAGAGATATGGCGTATATAGTAAAATAACTTATACTCTTACTGATCAGAAACTAAATGGTACACTATTAAGTGAAGACGAATTACATGAATTAGAACCGAATATAAGGTTAAATGGTGAGATAAGAAAAATAGAAAATAGTTTCTTCATAGAAGGGGAAGAATTGATCAAAAAATTAGTTTCAACAAATAACGTATTTTTAGGAAAGAAAGTTATTTCATTAGAAGTAGAAAATGAAGAAGTTAAATATATAAGATTTAGCTCAAATGAGAGAGTATCAGTAGAAAGGCTTATTATTGCTGGAGGATACTGGATAAATGAACTTTATCCAATTAATTTAAATCCTTTTAAAGGTCATCTTATTGTGACATCAACTAACTATTCATTAAATGGAATTATTCATTATAAGGGCAAAATTATAGTAAAAGGTGAGAATAATTTGTACATAAACGGGGACTCAAATAAGGATGCTTCGTTAGAAATAAATTACAACATAGTAAGAGATCATTTAAATATCGTATCTAGAATTATTCCAATTAGTAAAAATGTAAAGATTAGAGTAGGTATTCGAAGTGTATCAAATGATGGCGAGCCTATTATAAAAAAGGTATTTAAAAATACTATTATAGTCTCTGGTTTTAGGTTTGGTTTTGCATTAGCTCCTTTTCTAGCTAGGGAAGCTTTAAAAATAATTGAGGGGATGTAA
- a CDS encoding 2,3-diphosphoglycerate-dependent phosphoglycerate mutase encodes MTLIAFIRHGQSISNVNRILSDELNAYPLTDEGRRQALNTANELKKLNPDKIYSSPVLRAYQTAMIIGEVLNIIPIIDERLRERQLGELNNTKIDQLDHWKLKIARKEINVKGVEPWDSLKRRMVNFVESILNEGNTIIAVSHFDPIRAFLAYILDLDDISAWGIHIPNASITLVNCKDIYKCKILSIGAPIITSELLSRLKL; translated from the coding sequence ATGACATTAATAGCTTTCATAAGACATGGGCAGTCAATTTCTAATGTAAATAGAATTCTATCTGATGAGTTGAACGCTTATCCATTAACTGATGAAGGAAGAAGACAAGCTCTTAATACTGCTAATGAATTAAAAAAACTTAATCCAGATAAGATATACAGTAGCCCAGTTCTTAGAGCATATCAAACAGCTATGATAATAGGGGAAGTCCTTAATATTATTCCAATAATTGATGAAAGATTAAGAGAAAGACAATTGGGTGAATTAAATAACACAAAAATTGACCAATTAGATCACTGGAAATTAAAAATAGCAAGAAAGGAGATTAATGTTAAAGGAGTAGAACCATGGGATTCTTTAAAGAGAAGAATGGTAAACTTTGTCGAAAGTATACTTAATGAAGGTAATACAATAATAGCTGTAAGTCATTTTGATCCAATTAGAGCATTTTTAGCTTATATTTTAGATCTTGATGATATCTCAGCTTGGGGAATTCATATTCCTAATGCAAGTATAACTCTTGTTAATTGCAAAGATATATATAAGTGTAAGATTTTATCAATAGGCGCGCCAATTATCACAAGTGAGTTATTATCGAGATTGAAACTGTAA
- a CDS encoding CBS domain-containing protein has translation MSIIREPIIVRPHDSLLHAIKIMTMEYVPKLVVADENEVPLGSLSQKDVLNFIYKMGERDLDNVYVSEVMRKDIITVNNSIEPLEASQIMIEKKAPLLVVTTDSGKLLGMIIKSDLAQYYASLVKGIHKVNEYMSKNPISVNKNSTLDEAIKILLDKNVGRLIVEDEGKILGTITTTDLLYLAPVLKIKDIKIKVKEVMTPTIVVMDENEDLSYAAKLMANRKVKGIPIVSANGEVKGIVTTTDIVKALADEKVRKYLLELKLYTSTF, from the coding sequence ATGAGTATAATTAGAGAGCCTATAATAGTGAGACCACATGATAGTTTATTACATGCAATAAAGATTATGACAATGGAATACGTACCAAAGCTTGTAGTAGCAGATGAAAATGAAGTTCCTTTGGGTTCTTTATCTCAAAAAGATGTACTTAATTTTATTTATAAAATGGGGGAAAGAGACTTAGATAACGTTTATGTTTCAGAAGTAATGAGAAAAGATATTATAACAGTAAATAACTCAATTGAACCATTAGAAGCATCACAAATTATGATAGAAAAGAAAGCTCCATTGTTAGTAGTTACTACAGATAGTGGTAAACTTTTGGGAATGATTATTAAAAGTGATCTAGCACAGTATTATGCTTCACTGGTTAAAGGTATTCATAAAGTTAATGAGTATATGAGCAAAAATCCTATCTCAGTCAATAAGAATTCGACACTAGATGAAGCAATAAAAATACTTCTAGATAAGAATGTCGGAAGATTAATAGTAGAAGATGAAGGAAAAATATTAGGTACTATAACAACTACTGATCTATTATATTTAGCTCCTGTCTTGAAAATAAAGGATATAAAAATAAAAGTTAAAGAAGTTATGACACCAACTATTGTAGTTATGGACGAAAACGAGGACTTGAGTTATGCTGCCAAGTTAATGGCTAATAGAAAGGTAAAAGGAATACCTATCGTTAGTGCTAATGGAGAAGTTAAGGGAATTGTTACAACCACTGATATAGTTAAAGCTCTTGCTGATGAAAAAGTTCGAAAATACTTACTAGAGTTAAAACTATACACTTCTACTTTTTAA
- a CDS encoding nucleoside hydrolase, translated as MRKVIFDTDTASDDAIALMLALDFFEVVGVTIVAGNVKYENEVNNALFTLEYLGKSDIPVFLGARRPILGQWRTVEEVHGKNGFGDWEYPKSSKKPESEFAVDAIIRLSKEYNGELEILAVSPLTNIALAYLKDSHIANRIKKIWVMGGAFSRGNTTELAEFNFWVDPEAVDIILNAGFNITIVPWEVAEETATITDEEWDKIEKIRSKRSEFFIRVNRTLREYSKSVGSKGSVHPDSLTVTIAYDNSLIAEKINKYVTVDLCSKSRGAMLIDWYNLKKSKPNAEIVTKVDSLKFKKYLFEALSKA; from the coding sequence ATGAGAAAGGTAATATTTGATACAGACACAGCAAGTGATGATGCAATAGCCTTAATGCTAGCATTAGATTTTTTTGAAGTTGTAGGTGTTACAATAGTAGCAGGAAACGTGAAATACGAAAATGAGGTTAATAACGCACTATTTACTTTGGAGTATTTAGGTAAATCAGATATTCCAGTCTTTTTAGGTGCGAGAAGGCCTATATTAGGTCAATGGAGGACTGTAGAAGAGGTACATGGTAAAAACGGATTTGGAGATTGGGAATATCCTAAATCGTCAAAAAAACCTGAAAGTGAATTTGCTGTGGATGCAATAATTAGACTTTCTAAGGAATATAATGGAGAGTTAGAGATTTTGGCCGTTTCTCCTCTAACTAATATAGCGTTAGCCTATCTAAAAGATTCTCATATTGCAAATAGAATTAAAAAAATATGGGTAATGGGAGGAGCTTTTTCTAGAGGAAATACAACAGAATTAGCAGAATTTAACTTCTGGGTAGACCCAGAGGCAGTAGACATTATTCTTAATGCTGGCTTTAACATTACTATTGTGCCTTGGGAGGTTGCTGAAGAGACAGCAACTATAACTGATGAGGAATGGGATAAGATAGAAAAAATTAGAAGTAAAAGATCGGAATTTTTTATAAGAGTAAATCGTACACTAAGAGAATATTCTAAGTCAGTAGGATCAAAAGGAAGTGTTCATCCCGACTCTCTTACAGTAACTATTGCCTATGATAACTCATTAATAGCTGAAAAGATAAATAAATATGTAACAGTAGATCTATGTTCTAAATCTAGAGGTGCAATGCTAATAGACTGGTATAATTTAAAGAAAAGCAAACCTAATGCTGAAATAGTAACTAAGGTAGACTCATTAAAGTTTAAGAAGTACTTGTTTGAGGCTCTTTCAAAAGCTTAG